One Mesorhizobium loti genomic window carries:
- a CDS encoding lipopolysaccharide biosynthesis protein, whose amino-acid sequence MVLVAVALSLVLSRSDLSFDAFSYEGFVTWAGVVLISHLLFRYCGLYTTIWRFASTPDFFNILKSCAILTVVLYTVSLMSRFLQPVAGLNERQFIVFFLVSFTIISAPRLFYRFLRDGASWGILTQKANKTQAKRALFVGRLGEADLIIRFTRTAEPADYSIAGIMATERGAPLGTRIQGVPVVASRPRLIDVLEDFAAGTKSIDLLIFGSGVEHEIEEYSELVRVARHGGIAVVQFSRLSQLGQEGKIVLDEVEMETILRRPTVPSDIERIGAFVGGKRVLVTGGAGSIGRTLVKRSLELGAGAVLVADNSEFGIFQLSQYVDEKDHERLKVRIVDVADRRQMTRVVTEFKPDIIFHAAALKHVPLLEENWESAIQTNVFGTLVCAEVAAKCGVPQFLLISSDKAVDPTSVLGITKRAAEQLVSSLHESHAIVADGRRSGTKFIAVRFGNVFGSNGSVATIFQAQIEAGGPVTITDRRMTRYFMTVAEAVDLVIMAAADAQSRNGKDDYAIYMLDMGKPVPILEVAETMIRMAGKTPYADIPIRFTGIRPGEKLHETLQGANEEIVTLDIAKIFGLRTDVVAWPAIQAALAALQAAMKNQDKASALAVLAELHRPETSAPDTRQETGSRTVGQAG is encoded by the coding sequence ATGGTCCTGGTCGCGGTGGCGCTTAGTCTCGTCCTCTCCAGGTCAGACCTTTCGTTCGATGCATTCTCCTACGAAGGCTTTGTCACCTGGGCAGGGGTCGTTCTCATCAGCCACCTGCTGTTCAGATATTGTGGTCTCTACACCACGATCTGGCGCTTTGCCTCGACCCCGGACTTTTTCAACATTCTGAAGAGCTGCGCGATTCTGACGGTTGTGCTTTATACCGTTTCGCTGATGTCTCGTTTCCTCCAGCCCGTGGCTGGCCTCAACGAGCGCCAATTCATCGTCTTCTTCCTCGTTTCCTTCACCATTATATCGGCGCCTCGGCTGTTCTACCGATTTCTTCGCGACGGCGCGAGCTGGGGCATCCTCACCCAGAAGGCCAATAAAACGCAGGCCAAGCGGGCGCTGTTCGTCGGTCGGCTTGGCGAGGCCGACCTGATCATTCGCTTCACACGCACGGCAGAGCCGGCCGACTATTCCATCGCCGGCATCATGGCGACCGAGCGCGGCGCTCCGTTGGGCACACGGATTCAAGGTGTTCCCGTGGTGGCGTCCCGACCGCGCCTGATCGATGTGCTGGAGGACTTCGCCGCCGGCACCAAGAGCATCGACCTGCTTATTTTCGGCAGCGGCGTCGAGCATGAGATCGAGGAATATTCCGAGCTTGTGCGTGTCGCCCGCCATGGCGGCATAGCCGTCGTACAGTTCTCGAGGCTTTCGCAACTGGGGCAGGAGGGAAAGATCGTTCTCGACGAAGTCGAGATGGAAACGATCCTGCGCCGTCCGACGGTGCCGTCCGACATCGAACGCATTGGCGCTTTCGTCGGCGGCAAGCGCGTCCTGGTGACCGGAGGCGCAGGGTCTATCGGCCGCACACTGGTCAAGCGGTCGCTGGAGCTGGGGGCAGGGGCGGTGCTGGTCGCCGACAATTCCGAGTTCGGCATCTTCCAGTTGAGCCAGTATGTCGACGAGAAGGACCATGAACGCCTGAAGGTCCGCATTGTCGATGTCGCGGACCGGCGCCAGATGACGCGTGTCGTCACGGAATTCAAACCGGACATCATCTTCCATGCCGCTGCGCTCAAGCACGTTCCGCTGCTCGAGGAAAACTGGGAATCGGCCATCCAGACCAATGTTTTCGGCACGCTTGTCTGCGCTGAGGTTGCCGCCAAATGCGGCGTTCCGCAGTTCCTGCTCATCTCGAGCGACAAGGCCGTGGATCCGACCTCGGTGCTTGGCATCACCAAGAGAGCGGCCGAGCAGCTCGTCAGCTCCCTGCACGAAAGCCATGCAATCGTGGCAGATGGGCGCCGTTCCGGCACCAAGTTCATAGCCGTGCGGTTCGGCAATGTGTTTGGCTCCAATGGTTCGGTGGCGACCATCTTCCAGGCACAGATCGAGGCTGGCGGCCCGGTCACGATTACCGATCGACGCATGACCCGCTATTTCATGACGGTGGCGGAAGCTGTCGACCTCGTCATCATGGCCGCCGCTGACGCACAGTCGCGTAACGGCAAGGACGATTATGCCATCTACATGCTGGACATGGGCAAACCCGTGCCGATTCTCGAAGTCGCGGAAACCATGATCCGCATGGCCGGCAAGACGCCCTATGCGGATATCCCGATCCGCTTCACCGGCATCAGGCCCGGCGAGAAGCTGCATGAGACGCTGCAGGGCGCCAATGAAGAGATCGTCACGCTCGACATCGCCAAGATCTTCGGTCTCAGGACCGATGTCGTGGCGTGGCCGGCGATTCAGGCCGCACTGGCTGCGCTGCAGGCGGCAATGAAGAACCAGGACAAGGCTTCCGCCCTTGCCGTGTTGGCGGAGCTCCATCGGCCGGAGACATCAGCGCCAGACACGCGGCAGGAAACTGGCTCGAGAACAGTCGGGCAAGCAGGTTAG
- a CDS encoding glycosyltransferase: protein MKRLKRAFDLVATALLLLVTSPVLLLCALAVRASSPGPVIFSQTRVGRDGVLFRCHKLRTMVQGTPSLPSHEAPANAVTAVGKTLRKFKLDELPQFWNVLKGEMSLVGPRPCLPTQTELIERRRRLGVLAVRPGITGMAQIRGIDMSNPQLLAETDAAYLKAASFWLDLRILFGTLYRNGGD, encoded by the coding sequence GTGAAGCGACTGAAGCGAGCCTTCGATCTCGTCGCGACAGCCCTGCTGTTGCTGGTGACGTCGCCTGTTCTATTGCTCTGCGCGCTTGCGGTGCGGGCATCGTCGCCCGGTCCGGTGATCTTTTCGCAAACGCGGGTCGGCCGCGATGGTGTGTTGTTTCGCTGCCACAAGTTGCGGACGATGGTCCAGGGAACGCCGTCCTTGCCCTCGCACGAAGCGCCGGCGAATGCCGTGACCGCGGTCGGAAAGACCTTGCGGAAGTTCAAGCTCGATGAGCTGCCGCAATTCTGGAATGTTCTCAAGGGCGAGATGAGCCTGGTCGGGCCGCGCCCTTGTCTGCCGACACAGACGGAACTGATCGAGCGTCGCAGGCGGCTGGGGGTTTTGGCAGTACGTCCGGGCATTACCGGCATGGCCCAGATCAGGGGCATCGACATGTCGAACCCACAGCTTCTGGCCGAAACGGATGCCGCCTATCTCAAGGCGGCATCGTTCTGGCTCGACCTTCGCATCCTGTTTGGAACGCTCTATCGCAACGGCGGCGATTGA
- a CDS encoding epimerase, whose protein sequence is MKVLVTGATGFIGRQVVSQLRKAGAELRLASRHPERLGPGHDAVQMPGFDAPTAAFLALTRDVTDVVHCAGLNNDEGNATDADFRQANAELSARLAQAAAEQASGRFIQLSSIRAVIGARVSATIDADTIPDPQCAYGRSKREAEIRVLDTYASHGRSDAAVLRLPPVYGSGMKGNLATLMRLADTALPLPAGALTGTRSLLSSQSAAGAVWHLLSHSGPLCPIYVAGDVPPVSIADIVGAFRSGFGRPTRLVAVPAGPLRAAAILLGKRTSWDSLTATQICDPSLLVSEGWLPETGTLERLAEIARLENAQSPPLR, encoded by the coding sequence ATGAAAGTCCTGGTCACAGGCGCGACGGGCTTTATCGGCCGTCAGGTGGTCAGCCAGCTTCGAAAGGCCGGCGCCGAGCTCCGCCTCGCGTCCCGCCACCCGGAGAGGCTTGGTCCCGGACATGACGCCGTGCAGATGCCCGGTTTCGATGCGCCGACGGCTGCCTTCCTGGCGCTTACCAGGGACGTTACGGATGTCGTCCATTGCGCGGGTCTGAACAATGATGAAGGCAATGCCACCGACGCCGATTTTCGGCAGGCCAATGCGGAATTGAGCGCACGGTTGGCGCAAGCGGCGGCCGAACAGGCAAGCGGACGGTTTATCCAGCTCTCCTCGATCCGGGCCGTGATCGGCGCGCGCGTCAGCGCAACGATCGACGCGGACACGATACCCGATCCGCAATGCGCCTATGGGCGCTCGAAGCGCGAAGCAGAGATCAGAGTGCTGGACACCTATGCGTCGCATGGCCGTTCCGACGCCGCCGTGCTGCGGCTGCCTCCGGTCTACGGGAGCGGCATGAAAGGAAACCTGGCGACACTGATGCGCCTGGCCGACACGGCTCTGCCGTTGCCGGCAGGCGCGCTGACGGGAACCCGCTCGCTGTTGTCGTCGCAATCGGCGGCAGGCGCGGTGTGGCATCTGCTCAGCCATTCGGGGCCGCTGTGCCCGATCTATGTTGCCGGCGATGTGCCGCCGGTTTCGATCGCTGACATCGTCGGCGCCTTTCGCAGCGGTTTCGGACGGCCGACGCGCCTGGTAGCCGTGCCGGCCGGGCCGTTGCGGGCAGCCGCGATCCTGTTGGGCAAGCGGACGTCCTGGGACAGCTTGACCGCGACACAGATATGCGACCCTTCCCTGCTCGTATCGGAAGGCTGGCTGCCGGAAACCGGCACGCTGGAGCGGCTGGCCGAGATAGCGCGGCTCGAAAACGCTCAATCGCCGCCGTTGCGATAG
- a CDS encoding O-antigen polymerase gives MNRLSSIRPQLTPSRINIYFSILCFFFPPVLGSLVSFVFNGGGLWSVLLIALKKRRFNIDRAMMALTIAIYAYCTANIVASIVNNAIVRDAPRLIPLVTFLLFPISYSTWSITQKTTLVRIIVLSSLAACFVALLLAVIQQYWLGMRAKGGAGNAIVFAEVLCLAVMVCVAGALSGIERHRNALICAALGGTIAIIYSGTRIIWLSLLIAGIAVLLINQQRLKGRNAIRLLVLLVAVGAVIAAVGFQTISGRVDFLRSDLDALATHGDYTTPIGLRFAVWDIGLKAFREMPLFGHGVGATQTLIKQGFRDQFGMDAGFSHFHNGFLTALVQAGILGAVTLAAIFVVAARNAALVLRNSTDAIERFGATMIVIVVITYLTAGMTGILVGHDILDSMLMVFLVSGTYLASGRQAPLPQDQALAPMTDERELAPVAEDPILSPTMEEQMRPSVTQ, from the coding sequence TTGAACCGGCTTTCGTCCATCAGACCGCAACTTACGCCGTCGCGGATCAATATCTACTTCTCCATTCTTTGCTTCTTTTTTCCACCGGTCCTGGGATCGCTGGTCAGCTTCGTGTTCAATGGCGGCGGCCTGTGGTCCGTCCTGTTGATAGCCTTGAAGAAGAGGCGCTTCAACATCGACAGGGCGATGATGGCGCTGACGATCGCGATCTATGCCTACTGCACGGCCAATATCGTGGCGTCCATTGTCAACAATGCGATCGTCCGGGATGCACCACGCCTTATTCCGCTCGTGACCTTCCTGCTTTTCCCGATCTCCTATTCAACCTGGAGCATCACGCAGAAAACCACGCTCGTCCGCATCATCGTGCTCAGCAGCCTGGCCGCCTGTTTCGTCGCGCTGCTGCTGGCCGTTATCCAGCAATATTGGCTGGGGATGAGGGCCAAGGGCGGGGCCGGCAATGCGATAGTGTTCGCAGAGGTGCTTTGCCTTGCCGTAATGGTCTGTGTGGCTGGTGCCTTGTCGGGTATCGAGAGACACAGGAACGCCCTCATCTGCGCAGCCCTTGGCGGAACGATCGCCATCATCTACTCCGGTACGCGCATTATCTGGCTGTCGCTGCTCATCGCCGGCATCGCCGTCCTGCTGATCAACCAACAGAGGCTGAAAGGAAGGAATGCCATTCGCCTGCTGGTGCTGCTGGTGGCGGTCGGCGCCGTGATCGCGGCCGTCGGTTTCCAGACGATATCCGGGCGTGTCGACTTTCTGCGCTCCGACCTGGACGCGCTCGCCACCCATGGTGACTACACGACGCCCATCGGATTGCGATTCGCCGTGTGGGATATCGGTCTGAAGGCGTTTCGTGAGATGCCCCTGTTCGGACATGGAGTGGGTGCCACCCAGACCTTGATAAAACAGGGCTTCCGCGATCAGTTCGGAATGGATGCAGGCTTCAGCCATTTCCACAACGGCTTCCTGACCGCCTTGGTGCAGGCGGGAATCCTGGGCGCGGTGACGCTGGCGGCAATCTTTGTCGTTGCCGCCAGGAATGCCGCCTTGGTCCTGCGAAACAGCACCGATGCGATCGAGCGGTTCGGCGCCACCATGATTGTCATCGTGGTGATCACCTATCTCACGGCCGGAATGACAGGCATCCTGGTCGGCCACGACATTCTGGACTCGATGCTGATGGTCTTCCTGGTGTCGGGAACGTATCTCGCCTCCGGACGTCAGGCTCCATTGCCGCAAGACCAGGCACTTGCGCCGATGACGGACGAACGAGAGCTGGCGCCGGTGGCGGAAGACCCAATCCTTTCGCCGACGATGGAAGAGCAGATGCGTCCATCCGTCACCCAATAG
- a CDS encoding sulfate adenylyltransferase subunit 2 has protein sequence MTIALTHLQRLEAESIHIFREVAAAFSKPVMLYSVGKDSSVLMHLAMKAFYPAKPPFPFLHVDTTWKFREMIAFRDQMAQKLGFDLLVHVNEDGVRDKINPFDHGSNTHTHVMKTVALRQALDKYGFDAAFGGARRDEEKSRAKERIFSFRNVQHVWDPKNQRPEMWKIFNTRIASGESIRVFPLSNWTELDIWQYILQENIPIVPLYFAKERPVVERDGMLILKDDDRMKLRPGETVENRLVRFRTLGCYPLTGAIESDADTLEAIVGEMLTARTSERQGRLIDRDEAGSMEKKKREGYF, from the coding sequence ATGACCATAGCACTTACGCATCTGCAGCGGCTTGAAGCCGAGTCCATCCACATTTTCCGCGAGGTCGCGGCCGCCTTCTCCAAGCCGGTCATGCTGTATTCGGTCGGCAAGGATTCATCCGTGCTGATGCATCTGGCAATGAAGGCGTTCTATCCCGCCAAGCCGCCGTTCCCGTTCCTTCACGTCGATACCACCTGGAAATTCCGCGAAATGATCGCTTTTCGCGATCAGATGGCGCAAAAACTCGGCTTCGACCTTTTGGTGCATGTCAACGAAGACGGCGTGCGCGACAAGATCAACCCGTTCGACCATGGCTCGAACACCCACACCCATGTGATGAAGACCGTGGCGTTACGCCAGGCGCTCGACAAATACGGTTTCGATGCCGCCTTTGGCGGCGCCCGTCGCGACGAGGAGAAGTCGCGCGCCAAGGAGCGCATATTCTCTTTCCGCAATGTCCAGCATGTCTGGGATCCGAAGAACCAGCGCCCCGAAATGTGGAAGATATTCAACACCCGCATCGCATCGGGCGAATCGATCCGCGTCTTCCCGCTGTCGAACTGGACCGAACTCGATATCTGGCAGTACATCCTGCAGGAGAACATCCCGATCGTGCCGCTCTACTTCGCCAAGGAACGGCCGGTGGTGGAGCGCGACGGCATGCTGATCCTCAAGGACGACGATCGCATGAAACTGCGCCCCGGCGAAACGGTCGAGAACCGGCTGGTCCGGTTCCGCACTTTGGGCTGCTATCCGCTCACCGGCGCTATCGAATCGGATGCCGACACGCTCGAAGCCATCGTCGGCGAGATGCTGACCGCCCGCACCTCCGAGCGGCAGGGCCGCCTGATCGACCGTGATGAAGCTGGCTCCATGGAAAAGAAGAAGCGCGAGGGGTATTTCTGA
- a CDS encoding sulfate adenylyltransferase, large subunit has product MRHIMAKSLAPTDGVRDYLAAQEKKSLLRFLTCGSVDDGKSTLIGRLLSDTKQIFEDQLAALERDSRKHGTTGDDIDFALLVDGLEAEREQGITIDVAYRFFATPKRKFIVADTPGHEQYTRNMATGASTADLAIVLIDARQGVLRQTRRHSIIASLLGIHHIVLAVNKIDLVDFDQAVFDRIVEDYGQFSRDLGFQTIVPIPMSARYGDNVSSRSQNMQWYSGPTLIEHLETVSVEEAAVEQPFRFPVQYVNRPNLDFRGFAGTIASGAIAQGDEVVVAKSGKSSHVKRIVAYGGDLKQAVAGQAITLVLDDEVEVSRGNMLVSPAARPQVADQFAANIVWFDEHALLPGRSYILRTETDQTSATVTDLKYRINVNDFAHEAAKSLEMNEVGICNISTRAPIAFDPFAENRTTGAFILIDRISNATVGAGMIVHSLRRAENIHWQSLDVGKRVRADIKNQRPAVFWFTGLSGSGKSTIANLFEKKLFATGRHTYILDGDNVRHGLNRDLGFTDADRVENIRRVAEVAKLMADAGLIVIVSFISPFSAERRMARELMADGEFIEVFVDTPFEECARRDPKGLYARALNGEIKNFTGVDSPYEAPEKPEIHLKTLGRSAEEMVDALEHWLNERDIAEDQYDSGGGI; this is encoded by the coding sequence ATGCGTCACATCATGGCAAAAAGCCTCGCCCCCACCGATGGCGTCCGCGACTATCTGGCGGCGCAGGAGAAGAAGTCGCTGCTGCGCTTCCTGACCTGCGGTTCCGTCGATGACGGCAAGTCGACGCTCATCGGGCGTCTGCTGTCCGACACCAAGCAGATCTTCGAAGACCAGCTTGCCGCGCTCGAACGCGATTCGCGCAAGCATGGCACCACCGGTGACGACATTGATTTCGCGCTGCTGGTCGACGGCCTCGAGGCCGAGCGCGAGCAAGGCATCACCATCGACGTCGCCTACCGCTTCTTTGCGACGCCCAAGCGCAAGTTCATCGTCGCCGACACGCCCGGCCACGAGCAGTACACCCGCAACATGGCGACAGGTGCCTCGACAGCCGATCTGGCGATCGTGCTGATCGATGCAAGGCAGGGGGTGTTGCGCCAGACAAGGCGCCATTCGATCATAGCCTCGCTGCTCGGCATCCATCACATCGTGCTGGCCGTCAACAAGATCGATCTCGTCGATTTCGACCAGGCGGTTTTCGACCGGATCGTCGAAGACTATGGCCAATTCTCGCGTGATCTCGGCTTCCAGACCATCGTGCCGATCCCGATGTCGGCCCGCTATGGTGACAATGTCAGCAGCCGGTCGCAGAACATGCAATGGTATTCCGGTCCGACGCTGATCGAGCACCTCGAGACCGTTTCGGTCGAAGAGGCTGCCGTCGAACAGCCGTTCCGTTTTCCGGTGCAGTACGTCAACCGCCCCAATCTCGACTTCCGTGGTTTTGCCGGCACGATCGCGTCCGGCGCCATCGCGCAAGGCGACGAGGTCGTCGTCGCCAAATCCGGCAAGTCCTCGCATGTCAAACGCATTGTCGCTTATGGCGGCGATCTCAAACAGGCGGTGGCTGGCCAGGCCATCACACTCGTCCTCGACGACGAGGTCGAGGTCTCCAGAGGCAACATGCTGGTATCGCCAGCTGCTCGGCCACAGGTGGCCGATCAGTTCGCCGCCAACATCGTCTGGTTTGACGAGCATGCGTTGCTGCCGGGCCGTTCCTACATCCTGCGCACCGAAACCGACCAGACCAGCGCCACCGTAACCGATCTGAAATACCGCATCAACGTCAATGACTTCGCCCATGAGGCGGCCAAGTCACTTGAAATGAATGAAGTCGGCATCTGCAACATCTCGACGCGGGCGCCGATCGCTTTCGATCCCTTCGCCGAGAACCGCACCACCGGCGCCTTCATCCTGATCGATCGCATCTCGAACGCCACCGTCGGCGCCGGCATGATAGTGCACTCGCTGCGCCGTGCCGAGAACATCCATTGGCAATCGCTCGATGTCGGCAAGCGTGTGCGCGCCGACATAAAGAACCAGCGGCCCGCCGTGTTCTGGTTCACCGGGCTTTCGGGCTCCGGCAAGTCGACCATCGCCAACCTGTTCGAGAAGAAGCTGTTCGCCACCGGCCGGCACACCTATATCCTGGATGGCGACAATGTCCGTCACGGTCTGAACCGCGATCTCGGCTTCACCGACGCCGACCGCGTCGAGAACATCCGCCGGGTGGCCGAAGTGGCCAAGCTGATGGCCGATGCCGGGTTGATCGTCATTGTTTCGTTCATTTCGCCGTTCAGCGCCGAACGGCGGATGGCCAGGGAATTAATGGCCGACGGCGAGTTCATCGAGGTCTTTGTCGACACGCCCTTCGAGGAGTGTGCCAGGCGTGATCCGAAAGGCCTCTATGCCCGCGCGCTGAACGGCGAGATCAAGAACTTCACCGGTGTCGATTCCCCATACGAAGCGCCGGAAAAACCGGAAATCCATCTGAAGACGCTCGGCAGATCGGCGGAAGAGATGGTAGATGCCCTGGAACACTGGCTGAACGAGCGTGACATTGCCGAAGACCAATATGACAGCGGCGGCGGTATCTGA
- a CDS encoding pssB protein, exopolysaccharide production, which translates to MLDVFERLALAAGREVMRVFDAGCAVDRKSDASPVTEADRESEKIILAGLRAAFPDIPCVAEEEAAAGIMPTDLGEAFFLIDPLDGTKEFVNRRTDFTVNIALVRHGVPEVGVVFAPCTGRFFSGRPDRAESLEIDGDYQIVGRRPISVRTAAAPLAVVASRSHNTPETEAYIRDLGAAEIVSVGSSLKFCLLASAEADVYPRFGRTMEWDTAAGDAVLRAAGGTTRTLDGKLLAYGKRDQADDEDFANPHFIASGRAGANPV; encoded by the coding sequence ATGCTGGACGTCTTCGAGCGGCTGGCGCTGGCGGCCGGACGCGAGGTCATGCGCGTGTTCGACGCCGGCTGTGCGGTCGACCGCAAATCGGACGCCTCGCCGGTAACTGAGGCGGATCGCGAGAGCGAGAAGATCATCCTCGCCGGCCTGCGCGCCGCATTTCCCGACATTCCTTGCGTGGCAGAGGAGGAAGCGGCGGCCGGAATCATGCCGACCGATCTTGGCGAGGCCTTCTTCCTCATCGACCCGCTCGACGGCACCAAGGAATTCGTCAATCGCCGCACCGACTTCACCGTCAACATCGCGCTCGTGCGCCATGGTGTGCCGGAAGTCGGCGTCGTCTTCGCACCTTGCACTGGCCGCTTCTTTTCGGGACGGCCGGACAGGGCGGAATCCCTGGAGATCGATGGCGATTACCAGATCGTCGGCCGCCGGCCGATTTCGGTGAGAACGGCAGCAGCGCCGCTGGCCGTGGTCGCCAGCCGCTCCCACAACACGCCGGAAACCGAAGCCTATATTCGCGACCTCGGTGCCGCCGAGATCGTCTCGGTCGGTTCGTCCTTGAAATTCTGTCTTCTCGCCAGCGCCGAGGCGGATGTCTATCCGCGCTTCGGACGCACCATGGAATGGGACACCGCGGCGGGCGACGCGGTGCTGCGCGCGGCGGGCGGCACGACACGCACGCTGGACGGCAAGCTCTTGGCCTACGGTAAACGAGACCAGGCCGACGACGAGGATTTCGCCAACCCGCATTTCATCGCCAGCGGCAGGGCAGGGGCGAACCCCGTCTGA
- a CDS encoding DegT/DnrJ/EryC1/StrS family protein — MQFIDLGAQRERIRDRLKAAIDHVVEDGRYILGPQVAEFEKKLAAYVGTKHVVACANGTDALLLPLFAAGIGPGDAVFVPSFTFAATAEVVALAKAEPVFVDVDPVTYNIDIASLEAAIAMIKKEGRLKPKAIIPVDLFGLAADYDAIMAIANREGLLVIEDAAQSMGGSLDGKMCGAFGHVGSTSFYPAKPLGCYGDGGAMFTNDDEMADKLRSFAFHGKGETQYDNVRVGINSRLDTLQAAILIEKLAILEDEMAARQVVANRYAEGLGDVVAAARNLDGSRSAWAQYAIETPKRDGLKAHLGEKGIPSVIYYVKPLHAQVAYRDYPRTPTGLAVSEDLPKRILCLPMHPYLSEADQDRIIETIRNYIGSNSAQAAAE, encoded by the coding sequence ATGCAGTTCATCGATCTTGGCGCACAGCGCGAACGTATCCGCGACCGGCTGAAGGCCGCGATCGACCATGTCGTCGAAGACGGTCGCTACATCCTGGGGCCCCAGGTGGCGGAGTTCGAGAAGAAGCTCGCCGCCTATGTCGGCACCAAGCATGTCGTGGCCTGCGCCAACGGCACCGATGCGCTGCTGCTGCCGCTGTTTGCCGCCGGCATCGGCCCGGGCGACGCCGTGTTCGTGCCGAGCTTCACCTTCGCCGCCACCGCCGAAGTGGTGGCGCTGGCCAAGGCGGAACCCGTCTTCGTCGATGTCGATCCGGTGACCTACAATATCGACATCGCCAGCCTCGAAGCGGCCATCGCCATGATCAAGAAGGAAGGAAGGCTGAAGCCGAAGGCGATCATCCCGGTCGACCTGTTCGGCCTTGCAGCCGATTACGATGCGATCATGGCGATCGCCAACCGCGAAGGACTGCTGGTGATCGAGGACGCCGCCCAGTCGATGGGCGGGTCGCTCGACGGTAAGATGTGCGGCGCCTTCGGCCATGTCGGCTCGACCAGCTTCTATCCGGCCAAGCCGCTTGGCTGCTATGGCGACGGCGGCGCGATGTTCACCAACGACGACGAGATGGCCGACAAGCTGCGTTCCTTCGCCTTCCACGGCAAGGGCGAGACGCAATATGACAACGTCCGCGTCGGCATCAATTCGCGGCTCGACACGCTGCAGGCGGCGATCCTCATCGAAAAGCTCGCCATTCTCGAAGACGAGATGGCCGCACGCCAGGTGGTGGCAAACCGCTATGCCGAAGGGCTTGGCGATGTCGTGGCTGCCGCCCGCAACCTCGACGGCAGCCGTTCGGCCTGGGCGCAATACGCTATCGAGACGCCCAAGCGCGACGGCCTGAAGGCGCATCTGGGCGAAAAGGGCATTCCGTCCGTCATCTACTACGTCAAGCCGCTGCACGCCCAGGTCGCCTATCGCGACTATCCGCGCACCCCGACAGGCCTTGCTGTCTCGGAGGACCTGCCGAAGCGCATCCTGTGCCTGCCGATGCACCCCTATCTCAGCGAGGCCGACCAAGACCGGATCATCGAGACGATCCGCAACTATATCGGCTCGAACTCGGCGCAGGCCGCGGCCGAGTAG
- a CDS encoding fructokinase produces the protein MILCCGEALIDMLPRTTTQGEPAFAPYVGGAVFNTAIALGRLGAPAGFFSGLSSDLFGGQFRDALGASKVSSTYAHTSPRPTTLAFVRLTNGQATYTFYDENTAGRMLTIDDLPALGGEIEAMLFGAISLISEPAGSAYEEFMLREHASRVMMLDPNIRPNFIPDKAKHLKRIRAMMAMADIVKLSDEDLNWFGEAGSHEDVVRNWLERGPKLIVVTHGSEGAVGYTKDHAVTVMPEKVEVVDTVGAGDTFNAGILASLHEQGLLTKAAIGTLTQDAIRKALALGAKAAAVTVSRAGANPPWRHEIA, from the coding sequence ATGATCCTTTGCTGCGGCGAAGCCCTGATCGACATGCTGCCGCGCACCACGACGCAAGGTGAGCCGGCTTTTGCCCCCTATGTCGGCGGCGCGGTGTTCAACACGGCGATCGCGCTTGGACGGCTCGGCGCGCCGGCCGGCTTCTTTTCCGGCCTGTCGTCTGACCTTTTCGGTGGCCAGTTCAGGGATGCGCTCGGCGCGAGCAAGGTCAGCTCTACCTATGCCCACACCTCGCCCAGGCCGACCACGCTCGCCTTCGTGCGGCTCACCAACGGTCAGGCGACCTACACATTCTATGACGAGAACACCGCCGGACGCATGCTGACGATCGATGACCTGCCGGCGCTCGGCGGCGAGATCGAAGCCATGCTGTTCGGCGCCATCAGCCTGATTTCGGAGCCCGCCGGCAGCGCCTATGAAGAGTTCATGCTGCGCGAACACGCGAGCCGCGTCATGATGCTCGACCCCAACATCCGGCCGAACTTCATCCCGGACAAGGCAAAGCACCTCAAGCGCATTCGCGCCATGATGGCGATGGCCGACATCGTGAAACTGTCGGACGAAGACCTGAACTGGTTCGGCGAAGCCGGCTCGCATGAGGATGTCGTGCGAAACTGGCTTGAGCGCGGGCCGAAGCTGATCGTCGTCACGCATGGCAGTGAAGGCGCTGTCGGTTACACCAAGGACCATGCCGTCACCGTGATGCCGGAAAAGGTCGAGGTGGTCGACACCGTCGGCGCCGGCGACACGTTCAACGCCGGCATCCTCGCCTCGCTGCATGAACAGGGCCTGCTGACCAAGGCGGCCATCGGCACCCTTACGCAAGACGCCATCCGCAAGGCCTTGGCGCTCGGCGCAAAGGCGGCGGCGGTGACCGTGTCGCGCGCTGGCGCCAATCCGCCGTGGCGGCACGAAATCGCCTGA